A region of the Campylobacter cuniculorum DSM 23162 = LMG 24588 genome:
TGCGATACACTGACTTGCTCAAGAGACATTAATATCGGTAAAACTCGAACCAAAGGAATTGAATTTGCTTTCAATACAAAAGCCTATGAGGGTTTTAGCACAAATGCCTCTTATACCCTAATGGATCATCGCTATAAAGAAGGGCAAAAGAATCCTTATGGTGGCGATAGAATCCCAAATCTACCGCGTCATATTGCAATGCTTAAACTCAATTATGAAAAAGGAAAATTTGATTCTTGGATTAAGGGAAGAGCAAGGCTTGATACCATTTCACAAGCAAAAGGTGGAGGGGGAAGAGCTTTACCTTGGGAGAAATATAAACCTTTTTATATAGTAGATGTGGGTGTGAATTATAAAATAGACAAACAATCAAGTCTAAGTTTTAGCATACAAAATCTTTTCGATAAAAATTTCTTTGAACCAAAAATCACAGGCGGCACTCCAGCACAACCAACAGGCTATCAAAACCGCTATCAAGACTATACTGAAGGGAGAAGTTTTTGGGTCAGTTATAAATATGATTTTTAATCGTTTCATAAGAATTCAGTAGAGAATTTTAAATTCTCTACGATTTGAAGTTTTTTTAAATTTTCAATGCTAAACTTGAATTTTTAATTGAAAAGTTTTAATCATCGAAAAATTTCTGATTTCATTTAAAATTTCAAATCACAATTTAAAATAAAATTTTATCTTAAAAAAACAATTTAAAAAATAAATCTTGTTTTTAGAATTTTTGCAAGGATTAAAAAAGACTATGAATCTTTATCTCTTGTGTTAAAACTCTAAAATTACATTTGAAAAACTTTGCAAAGTTCTCTTTCATAGGATTTATTGTGTTTGTTTTAAGTTTGGAATGTGAAAGTTCTGAAAAGGTTTTTCAAAGATATCCTAACGCGTTTTTCTATTGTAATCGGCTATATTTTTTAAAAGGAGATTCTTATGGGAGTTTATTTAAATATTTAATTTAATTAAAAATTTTATGTTAGAATAAAATATTATGGATTTATTAATTTTTTAAGGAGAAAAAATGAATTTTGAAGATCTTTTGCATAAAAGACATGCTTGTAAGCTTTTTAATGATAAAAAAATTAGCGATACAGATATGCGTTTTATCCTAGAAAGCGGGGTTTTAACGCCAAGTTCCAAAGGTTTTGAGCCATGGAAATTTATAGTGCTTGGTCAAAAAGAGCAAAATGAAGAGCTTTCAAAATTATGCTGGAATCAGCAAAATGTCGCCACAGCAAGCCACAATATCATCATTTTAGCGAGGACAGATTTACAAAGCAAAGATGAATTTTTACAAAAACAAATTCGTCGCTTTAGTGGTAGAAGTGAAGAAAATTTCCAAAAAATTTTAGCCACTTATACGCATTCATCAACAGATAAAATGAACAAAAAAGAGCTTTATCATTATGCTCAACTTCAATGTTATCTTGCTTTAATGCAAATGTCTTTAGCGGCTATGAGTCGCGGGATTGATACTTGTATGATTGGGGGATTTGAAAAAGAAAAAGTTGATGCCTTTTTAAAACTCAAAAAACCTTTTGAAACTGCTGTGATTTTGTCCTTAGGTTACAGAGCTAATGAGCCAAAATATGCAAAACAAAGACTAAAATTTGAAGAAGTGGTGGAATATCTATGAAAAAAGAATTAGAAATTTTTAAGACGCGTTATTCTTGCAGGAATTTTAAAAATGAAAGCTTAAAAGATGAGGAGCTTAAAACCCTCTTAGAATTTGCGAGATTAAGTCCAAGTTCTTTAGGGCTTGAGCCTTGGAAATTTATAGTTTGCAAAGATAAAACTAAGCTTGAAGAATTGAGTTTAATCGCAAATCATCAAGAACATGTTAAAAATGCTGCTGCTGTGATTATTATCGTTTCAAGACTCGATTTTGCCGAGTACTTTGAAGACAAACTTCGCAAAAGGGATATGAGTGAGGCTGAAATTCAAAAGCGTCTAAAA
Encoded here:
- a CDS encoding NAD(P)H-dependent oxidoreductase, giving the protein MNFEDLLHKRHACKLFNDKKISDTDMRFILESGVLTPSSKGFEPWKFIVLGQKEQNEELSKLCWNQQNVATASHNIIILARTDLQSKDEFLQKQIRRFSGRSEENFQKILATYTHSSTDKMNKKELYHYAQLQCYLALMQMSLAAMSRGIDTCMIGGFEKEKVDAFLKLKKPFETAVILSLGYRANEPKYAKQRLKFEEVVEYL
- a CDS encoding nitroreductase family protein, encoding MKKELEIFKTRYSCRNFKNESLKDEELKTLLEFARLSPSSLGLEPWKFIVCKDKTKLEELSLIANHQEHVKNAAAVIIIVSRLDFAEYFEDKLRKRDMSEAEIQKRLKYKDFLTAMNQEQKLAYAREQAHIALACILYGANALNIASCPIGGFDKDKLDDYLKLETQKQRASIMIALGLSADEKIPQKERFSFEEVVEFI